Genomic DNA from Brienomyrus brachyistius isolate T26 chromosome 22, BBRACH_0.4, whole genome shotgun sequence:
CATTATGAACTAGGGGCAGAAGAGCTACTGGGGAGCCTAGGTGATCATCTATATGTCCTGTGGCAGCAGACATGGTCAACTCCTGGACTAAACATGGATCCTTGGCGTCCTCAAGCAGCTGCTCCTCATTCTCCAGAGAAAAGAGACCTGGGCTTTTTCCACAGCTTTCAGCTGTGGAGTGTGCATTGGATGTGGGACAGTCAAAGGCATAAGAGGGTACAGAGGCAGCAGACTGAGGTGTCCCCCCATCCTCCTCCCCTGACTCGTCCAGAGCTGGTTGGTCATGGGCACCAGACTTACCATCCAAGTTTGCGTTGTCAATAATGTGGGAGCTGGGGTCATTGATCTGAATTTCCCCTTCAGTATCACTGGCCTCGTCACCTGAAGAAGATGGTGAGGAGGGAGCCGAGGTGTGTGCAGTGGGAGGGTCGCCCATAACCTCATCGGCAGGGAGAGTCTCAGCTTCCTCTTCTTCGCCTTCCACGTCCCCCTTTTCTAGGTGAATGCCGAGGTCCTGCTCAATATCGGGTTGGGCTGGGGGTACGGGTGTGCGCTGCTTGTCCTCCGAGCGAGATTCCACGCCTGAGCTGCTGTCATAATCAGCAAGCTCTTCCGGTGTCCCTGTCTCGCTGCCGCTGCTGCAGTGAGCTGCCTGCTGAGCGTCTCCCAGGGAGCTTGGTTGGCACCCTGGCATCACAGGCCTAGAAACTTCATCCAGTGGGGATTTATCAGATGCCTGGAGGAGAGGCTCTTCCTTTCGTAATGTATTTCCAAGATCTAGCCAAGCAGGCTGGGCAGGTAGAACAGGCTCAAGTGATTGGTCCAGTGGCTGGTTGGCTGTTATTAGGGATAGTTGATCCCATGGTCCTGAGGTGACAGGGGGCAGTGACGGGGTCAGATTTAGGTTATACAGGCAGTGTTCCCCCTCAGCATGGTCATCCTCGTCAACATTCTCATAGCTCTCCAGTCCGCCCTCTGTGACAACTTCACTGGCCATCTCTacatcttcatcctcttcctcatcctcaTGTGGTACCCCCCGACAGTCTTCTGCTCGTTCAGACCCTACATCCATGTCATCCTGTTGAtctgcttcctcctcctcctcctcctcatcatcatcatcctcttccttTTCATGTTTTTCTTGAGTTTCTTGCACAGAATTGAAATGGTGCGCCACAGAACATACAACTGCACCCTCTTCCTCCTTCAGGTTGGTCTCACCCAGGATGCATGCGCCATCCATACCCTCAGGCAAGATAGATATATCCTGCTCTAGTGTCTTTACTTGACTCTTACTTAGATCTTCATTTCCCATATCCACTGTCGAGGGACTCTGAGAACTTACACAGCTAATCAGGTCAACAGACTTAGCTGGGAACTCCTCCATCTGCCAGCTACTGCTCATCTCTGACATTTGCAGACTAAACTGTGCTTCTTCTGTCTCCTCCTCTTCCATAGGAGGATTCTGTGGTGTGGAATCATTATTCTGAGATAGGGTATCTATCAGCTTACCCTCTGTTTCCATCAAGCTGGCCCTTTCCTGGTTACTGGTTCTCTCCAGAGCCCCTAGCAAGTCAGGGGTACTGAGTATTTGGGTTTCGAGGTGACAGTCATTTACATTTGTAGCATCTATAACTGGGTTTGAGAGACCCTGGACTCCTGCGCAGCTGACCAGATTGGTAAACTCTGTTAGGTATTCTGCAATAGGCTGGCTCTTTCTCTCCAACTCCTGTGTATCACTTTCCTCTTCCACTCTTCTGTTTTCCACTGCGATATCTGGCAGTAGTTCTGAATGATGAGATGGAGCATCAAATATTTCACATTCCTTCCCCTTCAGCCTGGCTTCCATCGAACTGAAGGTTCTCTCTGTAGTCTCCAGTAAGTCAAAAGTGCTGTGATGCTGTACTTCCTGCTGACTGCccttcacatcatcatcatcttcgttATCATcactatcatcatcatcttcaccattatcatcatcatcatgatcaACATGATCAGCATCAAGCTCTAAATCTGTCCGCATTGGACCCTGGAATCCTGAGCAGTTGGTCTCAGCTGGGAACTTCTCCATGGGCTGACTACTGCATATCTCTGGCAGCTGCAAACTGAATTCCACTTCCTGCTCAACCTGCTgcttctcttcctcctcctcctctaccTGCTGCTCCTCCTCCTTTTCCTGCTCCTCCTCTGATTGATGCTTATCTTCCTTCGTTTCCTCTACCTGCTGCTGCTCCttttcctgctcctcctccgACTGATGtttctcttcctcttcctcctgttcCTCTTCTTCCTGCTGCTTCTCCTGCTGCTTCTCCTGCTGCTCCATCTCCTCCCACTGcttctcttcctcttcctcctcctcctcctcctcctcctgttgTCCATCCTCCTTCTCCAGCTGCATCACACAGGTGTGTTGAGTGATTCTTGAGTCGTAGGTTGTATCATCCGTGGATTCGCTGTCTTTCCCCATAAGACTAACCTCTTCCCGGTCATCAAGTGTTGCCGTTTCCTCCAAGAACACAGATGGATGCTTCGTTAGCTCCTCCTGGTGGCCATTTATGTCTTTAGTGTCTAGATCTAGGTCATCTGACTTGGTCTGGGGCATGCTCATGTCAGACAACTGGATACTGCACTCCTTTTTCTCATGCTTTTCATCTTCATCTTCTTTCTCTTCATATTCTTCATCCTCATCATTGTCTACATTGATCTCTTCATCTGCTTTCTCCACAGCCACCTCAGTTTCTCCTATAGGAGAGATCATTGCAAGCTGGTCTATGGAAGCAGACACCTGTGGTGTTGATTCAACATGAGGCTGAATTTTTGGTTCATATTCTACTGAGTCCTCTGTGGTTGTCATGGGTGGCTGGTCCTTGGAGGAGGTGTCATCATGAGAGATTACAGGTTCCACAACAGGGGAGGCACTTTGTGCCTGTAAAGACAAAGAAGCAGGGGTTGAGGATGGAGATGACTGTGCCAAAGAAGCCACTTCGGGCTCTGAGAGGACAACCAAGTCTTGGGAATCCTCCTTCCTGGGAGTGGAGATGTTGGCCACCTTTGTTTCTTCTTCTGCAAGGTCAACAGGCTGGGGCAGCagttcttctgcctcttcccTTTGGAGAGCATGACCCACATTTGGTTCGGCCGCCGGCGCCTGAGGAGCTGGTGCCGCGGTGTCGGAAACAGAAGCAGCAGCAGCTTTCTGATGCAGGTTCTCCTCAGTCTGCTCCTCAGCAGCACTGACAGGCGGTGTGGGTTTAGGGGCGCGTTTCACAGGCATTGGCGTGCTGCTCCCCACTGCTTTCTTGGGACTGGCAGACTTGCCGACACCAGGCTTGGATCCAGAGGGTCGGGGGCTTGTGGAAGCTTTGACCTCCTGGGGTTTTGGACGTGTGGGCTTGAAGTCAGCTGGCTTTGCGCTGGAGACGGGGCGCTTGTTTGGAGCGTCAGACTTGGAGGCTGATACTGGCTTTGGAGACTCGC
This window encodes:
- the wu:fb95e10 gene encoding protein piccolo, which gives rise to MKPDGVATAAMEPMDAKEGAGPVCEEPQPAPPSEVKKPAGEGKPPGDKTKSGKSGDAKGKAKGPTRAKASTNVLTGTKASATSPRPSPAQNRVLNGVQKQPASNGVPKKTAPPASEKKKLAPAPAPAKKSVSPTKPAEKKPAVARPASAPAAAGTPSPKKKAAAATSNDAKAKPKTAAPRPTSAAPAKSSTGAAAKPDKPAVSMATRPAAGPPPRPAPAASAGKLASSSARPGPVKTPVPSAGKASTTQSPKPPTPAKKDVSRSTSTVAKKPTESPGRPSAAKTSKSESPKPVSASKSDAPNKRPVSSAKPADFKPTRPKPQEVKASTSPRPSGSKPGVGKSASPKKAVGSSTPMPVKRAPKPTPPVSAAEEQTEENLHQKAAAASVSDTAAPAPQAPAAEPNVGHALQREEAEELLPQPVDLAEEETKVANISTPRKEDSQDLVVLSEPEVASLAQSSPSSTPASLSLQAQSASPVVEPVISHDDTSSKDQPPMTTTEDSVEYEPKIQPHVESTPQVSASIDQLAMISPIGETEVAVEKADEEINVDNDEDEEYEEKEDEDEKHEKKECSIQLSDMSMPQTKSDDLDLDTKDINGHQEELTKHPSVFLEETATLDDREEVSLMGKDSESTDDTTYDSRITQHTCVMQLEKEDGQQEEEEEEEEEEEKQWEEMEQQEKQQEKQQEEEEQEEEEEKHQSEEEQEKEQQQVEETKEDKHQSEEEQEKEEEQQVEEEEEEKQQVEQEVEFSLQLPEICSSQPMEKFPAETNCSGFQGPMRTDLELDADHVDHDDDDNGEDDDDSDDNEDDDDVKGSQQEVQHHSTFDLLETTERTFSSMEARLKGKECEIFDAPSHHSELLPDIAVENRRVEEESDTQELERKSQPIAEYLTEFTNLVSCAGVQGLSNPVIDATNVNDCHLETQILSTPDLLGALERTSNQERASLMETEGKLIDTLSQNNDSTPQNPPMEEEETEEAQFSLQMSEMSSSWQMEEFPAKSVDLISCVSSQSPSTVDMGNEDLSKSQVKTLEQDISILPEGMDGACILGETNLKEEEGAVVCSVAHHFNSVQETQEKHEKEEDDDDEEEEEEEADQQDDMDVGSERAEDCRGVPHEDEEEDEDVEMASEVVTEGGLESYENVDEDDHAEGEHCLYNLNLTPSLPPVTSGPWDQLSLITANQPLDQSLEPVLPAQPAWLDLGNTLRKEEPLLQASDKSPLDEVSRPVMPGCQPSSLGDAQQAAHCSSGSETGTPEELADYDSSSGVESRSEDKQRTPVPPAQPDIEQDLGIHLEKGDVEGEEEEAETLPADEVMGDPPTAHTSAPSSPSSSGDEASDTEGEIQINDPSSHIIDNANLDGKSGAHDQPALDESGEEDGGTPQSAASVPSYAFDCPTSNAHSTAESCGKSPGLFSLENEEQLLEDAKDPCLVQELTMSAATGHIDDHLGSPVALLPLVHNEENDKEEEDEDEEEEEVDPDEEQYLLRGKSEIGFPGILSSTGPLEADGHLSSHHHHTSGEDSESQPPYFTAICDKTDNALAGNV